One region of Trinickia violacea genomic DNA includes:
- a CDS encoding IclR family transcriptional regulator produces MNSADDQLKPAPGALQRAFTIIRALAHAPAEGARVTRIAKEAGLTQATAHRILQSLADEGIVEQDGNSKLYRLGIDFFALAAQASNPSGLRTLCRPAMLRLCASLGDTIFLLVRSGFDAVCLDMCEGPFPIRSFTGDIGGRVALGVGQGSLAILAFLPEAEREEIIHFNVPRLRGYGVLDEVYLRTEIERVRQVGYAGSNSGVLEGMAGAAVPILDRSGVAVAALSVGTLASRLTPERLPTVVELLKRQADAIGPRTNPFDVALRRTAQRPPIAPIAPIAPNGDGIGR; encoded by the coding sequence ATGAACTCTGCCGATGATCAATTGAAGCCCGCGCCCGGCGCATTGCAACGTGCGTTCACGATCATCCGTGCGCTCGCGCATGCGCCGGCCGAAGGCGCGCGCGTGACCCGCATCGCGAAGGAGGCCGGGCTCACGCAGGCAACCGCGCACCGCATCCTGCAATCGCTCGCGGACGAAGGCATCGTCGAGCAAGACGGCAACTCGAAGCTCTATCGCCTCGGCATCGATTTTTTTGCGCTGGCAGCGCAAGCGAGCAATCCGAGCGGCCTGCGCACGCTCTGCCGTCCGGCGATGCTGCGGCTGTGCGCGAGCCTCGGCGATACGATCTTCCTGCTTGTGCGAAGCGGGTTCGACGCCGTCTGCCTCGATATGTGCGAAGGCCCGTTCCCGATTCGCTCGTTCACCGGCGATATCGGCGGACGCGTCGCGCTCGGTGTCGGGCAAGGCAGTCTCGCGATCCTCGCGTTCCTGCCCGAAGCGGAGCGCGAAGAGATCATTCACTTCAACGTGCCGCGTCTGCGCGGCTATGGCGTGCTCGACGAGGTGTATCTGCGTACCGAGATCGAGCGCGTGCGGCAGGTCGGTTACGCGGGCAGCAATAGCGGCGTGCTGGAGGGGATGGCGGGCGCGGCGGTGCCGATTCTGGACCGCTCGGGTGTCGCCGTCGCGGCGTTGAGCGTCGGCACGCTGGCGAGCCGTTTGACGCCGGAACGCCTGCCGACGGTCGTCGAATTGCTCAAGCGCCAAGCCGATGCGATCGGGCCGCGAACCAATCCGTTCGACGTCGCGTTGCGCCGCACGGCGCAACGCCCGCCCATTGCGCCTATCGCTCCCATTGCGCCCAACGGCGACGGGATCGGGCGATGA
- a CDS encoding transglycosylase domain-containing protein, with protein MNRPLARLPRLPFRAIATMPLGRRVKWLLLLIAAVVIGIAAHFADIEIETSRLQARYLSDLARNLTYSLEDGPSDSIHFPAGGPYDVRLGYAELPSFIARLTERGFAITNQARDSKSMLDLASRGLYLPYDEKDRAGLQLFDATGAPLYSARYPIRTYDNFEQIPPLVIDALTFIEDRYLLDPGAPYRNPAIDWGRFSRALMDQAVRLVDRHQAAPGGSTLATQIEKFRHSPNGRTATPPEKLRQIASASVLAYLDGPETLPARKAILVHYLNTEPLAAQPGIGEIEGLGDGLAAWYGRDFDEINRTLADTDAETGNGPIAPGALDAQALAFKQVLSLLVAQRAPSSFLRPGGSALEPLTDSYLRVLAANGVISAPLRDAALAAHLELKRKTTLPPPDSFIERKAVTSLRAHLLSTLGVKSFYDLDRLDLTARATLDNAVQQAISERLALAATKDGAQAAGLYGFEMLRPGDDPSKITFSFTLFERRNGENLVRVQTDSVNEPFDINQGARLNLGSTAKLRTLITYLQIVSDLHARYASMSNAELKQVQPDPLDGLTKWAVDYLLHTPDHSLSAMLNAAIERKYSASAGEMFYTGGGEQTFTNFEASDNSQILTVHRAFQHSVNLVFVRLMRDIVHYEMIQAAGPSASWYADPTVRQAYLAQFVDRESKVYLHRFYTRYAGKSPDDALDTLLGHVHRSGKRVATVLRSVAPDASITWFSAQMRTALKGTPDASLDIYDLSRLYEKYGIDKFNLNDRGYIAKVHPLELWTVNYLREHPKATEAQVQDASRDVRFYTYKWLYKTRYHLTQDRRIRHMVELQAYQRIGQSWRALGYPFETLTPSFAAAIGASGDRPAALAKLIGIIGSGGKMLPTESISSLDFATGTPYETHFEHASQPTDPVLSPEIVGIVQGLLRDVVTGGTAKRLANGMPLSDGKTLDVYGKTGTGDQRFEVYAPGHRLIESRKVNRTATFVFEIGQHFYGTLTAYVHEPYAARYDYTSALAVQLLKSLAPALQPLIGRDDKTANVTER; from the coding sequence ATGAACCGCCCTCTCGCTCGATTGCCTCGCTTGCCGTTCCGCGCCATCGCCACGATGCCGCTTGGCCGGCGCGTGAAGTGGCTGCTGCTGCTCATCGCAGCAGTGGTCATCGGGATCGCGGCGCATTTCGCCGACATCGAAATCGAAACGTCGCGGCTGCAGGCGCGCTACCTGTCCGACCTCGCGCGCAACCTGACCTACTCGTTGGAGGACGGCCCGAGCGACAGCATCCACTTCCCCGCAGGCGGCCCCTACGACGTGCGGCTCGGCTACGCGGAGCTGCCCAGCTTCATTGCGCGTCTCACCGAGCGCGGCTTCGCGATCACGAACCAAGCGCGCGATTCGAAGTCGATGCTCGATCTCGCCAGCCGCGGTCTCTATCTTCCCTATGACGAGAAGGACCGCGCCGGCCTCCAGCTATTCGACGCAACAGGCGCGCCGCTTTATAGCGCGCGCTATCCGATCCGCACCTACGACAACTTCGAGCAAATTCCGCCGCTCGTCATCGACGCGCTGACCTTCATCGAAGACCGCTATCTGCTCGACCCCGGCGCGCCCTACCGCAACCCGGCGATCGACTGGGGGCGCTTCTCGCGCGCGCTGATGGACCAGGCCGTGCGGCTCGTCGACCGCCATCAGGCGGCGCCGGGCGGCAGCACGCTCGCCACGCAGATCGAAAAATTCCGCCATTCGCCCAACGGCCGTACCGCGACGCCGCCCGAGAAACTGCGCCAGATCGCTTCCGCGTCGGTGCTCGCTTACCTCGACGGCCCCGAAACGCTGCCCGCGCGCAAAGCGATTCTCGTGCACTACCTGAACACCGAGCCGCTTGCGGCGCAGCCCGGCATCGGCGAAATCGAAGGGCTCGGCGACGGTCTCGCCGCCTGGTACGGACGCGATTTCGACGAGATCAACCGGACTCTCGCCGACACCGACGCCGAAACCGGCAATGGCCCGATCGCGCCCGGCGCGCTCGACGCGCAAGCGCTCGCGTTCAAGCAGGTGCTCTCGCTGCTCGTCGCGCAACGCGCACCGTCGTCCTTCCTGCGCCCCGGCGGCTCCGCGCTCGAGCCTCTGACCGACAGCTATCTGCGCGTGCTCGCGGCCAACGGCGTGATCTCGGCGCCGCTGCGCGACGCCGCGCTCGCCGCGCATCTCGAGCTCAAGCGCAAGACGACGCTGCCGCCTCCCGATTCCTTTATCGAGCGCAAAGCGGTCACGTCGTTGCGCGCGCATCTATTGAGCACGCTCGGCGTGAAGAGCTTCTACGATCTCGACCGGCTCGACCTCACCGCCCGCGCGACGCTCGACAACGCGGTGCAGCAGGCCATCAGCGAACGTCTCGCGCTGGCCGCGACCAAGGACGGCGCGCAAGCTGCGGGGCTCTACGGCTTCGAGATGCTGCGCCCCGGCGACGACCCGTCGAAGATCACGTTCAGCTTCACGCTGTTCGAGCGGCGCAACGGCGAGAATCTCGTGCGCGTGCAGACGGACAGCGTGAACGAGCCGTTCGACATCAACCAGGGCGCGCGCTTGAATCTCGGCTCGACCGCCAAGCTCCGCACGCTGATCACGTATCTGCAGATCGTCAGCGATCTGCACGCGCGCTATGCGTCGATGAGCAACGCCGAATTGAAGCAGGTCCAGCCCGATCCGCTCGACGGGCTGACCAAATGGGCCGTCGACTATCTGCTGCATACGCCCGATCATTCGCTATCGGCGATGCTCAATGCAGCGATCGAGCGCAAGTATTCGGCTAGCGCCGGAGAAATGTTCTACACGGGCGGCGGCGAGCAGACCTTCACGAACTTCGAAGCCTCCGACAACAGCCAGATCCTCACCGTGCACCGCGCGTTCCAGCACTCGGTGAACCTCGTGTTCGTGCGGCTGATGCGCGACATCGTCCACTACGAAATGATCCAGGCCGCGGGGCCGTCGGCGAGCTGGTATGCCGACCCCACGGTGCGCCAGGCGTATCTCGCGCAATTCGTCGATCGGGAAAGCAAGGTCTATCTGCACCGCTTCTACACGCGCTATGCGGGCAAATCGCCCGACGACGCGCTCGACACGCTGCTCGGGCACGTGCACAGGTCGGGCAAGCGAGTCGCGACGGTGCTGCGCAGCGTGGCGCCCGACGCATCGATCACGTGGTTCAGCGCGCAGATGCGAACCGCGCTCAAGGGCACACCGGATGCGTCGCTCGACATTTACGATCTCTCGCGGCTCTACGAGAAATACGGCATCGATAAATTCAACCTCAACGACCGCGGCTATATCGCGAAGGTGCATCCGCTCGAACTGTGGACCGTGAATTATCTGCGCGAGCATCCGAAGGCGACCGAGGCGCAAGTGCAGGACGCGAGCCGCGACGTGCGTTTCTATACCTATAAGTGGCTCTACAAGACGCGCTATCACTTGACGCAGGATCGCCGCATCCGGCACATGGTCGAGCTGCAGGCATATCAGCGGATCGGCCAGTCGTGGCGCGCGCTCGGCTATCCGTTCGAGACGCTCACGCCGTCGTTCGCCGCGGCCATCGGTGCATCGGGCGACCGGCCGGCGGCGCTCGCGAAGCTGATCGGCATCATCGGAAGCGGCGGCAAGATGCTGCCCACCGAGAGCATCAGCTCGCTCGACTTCGCGACCGGCACGCCGTACGAAACGCACTTCGAGCATGCGAGCCAACCGACCGATCCGGTGCTGTCGCCGGAAATCGTCGGCATCGTGCAGGGGTTGTTGCGCGACGTCGTGACCGGCGGCACGGCCAAGCGCCTCGCCAACGGCATGCCGCTTTCCGACGGCAAGACGCTCGACGTGTACGGCAAGACCGGCACCGGCGATCAGCGCTTCGAAGTGTATGCACCGGGACACCGGCTGATCGAATCGCGCAAGGTCAACCGCACGGCGACGTTCGTGTTCGAGATCGGCCAGCACTTCTACGGCACGCTGACCGCATACGTGCACGAGCCATATGCGGCGCGCTACGACTATACGAGCGCGCTCGCGGTGCAACTGCTCAAATCGCTCGCGCCGGCACTGCAGCCGCTGATCGGCAGGGACGACAAGACGGCGAACGTCACCGAGCGGTAA
- a CDS encoding putative quinol monooxygenase: protein MIQHALFARFEAKPGKEAEVEAFLQKGLEMANREHTTPIWFALKLSDQVFGVFDAFHNEADRQAHLDGEIAKALMANAETLFVAPPAIAKIEVLGMKNTL from the coding sequence ATGATTCAGCACGCACTGTTCGCTCGCTTTGAGGCCAAGCCCGGCAAGGAAGCCGAAGTGGAAGCGTTTTTGCAGAAAGGGCTGGAAATGGCGAATCGGGAACACACCACGCCGATCTGGTTTGCGCTGAAATTGTCCGATCAGGTGTTTGGCGTGTTCGACGCATTCCACAACGAGGCCGACCGTCAGGCGCATCTCGACGGCGAAATCGCGAAGGCACTGATGGCCAATGCCGAGACACTGTTTGTGGCGCCGCCTGCGATCGCGAAGATCGAGGTTCTCGGGATGAAGAACACGCTATGA
- a CDS encoding DUF488 domain-containing protein, which translates to MSIRIVQLGTPRAADEGTRIGTVRRPPRGVPKTEFAKRDYYDVWLPMLSPSAELMAQGKEVSSDVQWNAFARKFRAEMNDSDASKVLDLLAVLSQGTHFSIGCYCDDESRCHRGILRQLLTERGAALRE; encoded by the coding sequence ATGAGCATCCGCATCGTCCAACTCGGGACGCCCCGCGCGGCCGACGAGGGCACGCGTATCGGCACGGTGCGGCGGCCGCCGCGCGGCGTGCCGAAGACGGAGTTCGCGAAGCGCGATTACTACGACGTGTGGCTGCCGATGCTGTCGCCGAGTGCCGAACTCATGGCGCAAGGCAAGGAGGTGTCGAGCGATGTGCAGTGGAATGCGTTCGCCCGGAAATTCCGCGCGGAAATGAACGATAGCGATGCGAGCAAAGTGCTCGATTTGCTCGCGGTGCTTTCGCAAGGCACGCATTTTTCGATCGGCTGCTATTGCGATGACGAAAGCCGTTGCCATCGCGGGATACTGCGGCAGTTGCTGACGGAGCGGGGCGCTGCTTTGCGCGAATGA
- a CDS encoding TetR/AcrR family transcriptional regulator, which produces MKVSREQFLENRERILEVASKMFREKGFDGVGVADIMNGAGMTHGGFYRHFASKEDLAAKASEASMARTVEKWREQGQSHPDSALATFIGHYLSERHRDSPGEGCMLAALASDAAREGPEIRQCFADGVTSMIESLESLLPGDAGAEAADTRRTAIATMAELVGAMVLSRAVSDAALSKEILGAVSDDLQTVCHSH; this is translated from the coding sequence ATGAAAGTGTCCCGAGAGCAGTTTCTGGAGAATCGCGAACGCATTCTCGAAGTCGCGAGCAAGATGTTTCGCGAGAAAGGGTTCGATGGCGTCGGCGTCGCCGACATCATGAACGGCGCCGGGATGACGCACGGCGGCTTCTATCGCCACTTCGCGTCGAAAGAAGACCTCGCCGCGAAGGCGAGCGAAGCGTCGATGGCGCGCACGGTCGAGAAGTGGCGCGAACAAGGGCAAAGCCATCCCGACAGCGCGCTCGCGACGTTCATCGGCCACTACCTGTCCGAGCGCCACCGCGACAGCCCCGGCGAAGGCTGCATGCTCGCCGCGCTCGCCAGCGACGCCGCGCGCGAAGGCCCCGAGATCCGCCAGTGCTTCGCCGACGGCGTGACGTCGATGATCGAATCGCTCGAGTCGTTGCTGCCCGGCGACGCCGGCGCCGAAGCGGCCGATACGCGCCGCACGGCGATTGCGACGATGGCCGAACTCGTCGGCGCGATGGTGTTGTCGCGCGCGGTCAGCGACGCGGCTTTGTCGAAGGAAATTCTCGGCGCCGTTTCCGACGATTTGCAGACGGTGTGCCACAGCCACTGA
- a CDS encoding PaaI family thioesterase gives MDMDTPTLVSNELDGLAQLRQLMASGKKPGILVSLGFDFVECDVGKAVFAGKPGDHAYNPIGTIHGGYAATLLDSACGCAVHSCLSATQAYTTLELKVAYHKAMTRDTRVVRAEGRVLSIGRRAAFAEARLVDDGGKLYASATSTLMVFER, from the coding sequence ATGGATATGGACACCCCGACCCTCGTTTCGAACGAACTCGACGGGCTCGCGCAGCTGCGTCAATTGATGGCGTCTGGAAAGAAGCCAGGGATATTGGTGTCGCTGGGTTTCGATTTCGTCGAATGCGACGTCGGCAAGGCCGTTTTCGCGGGCAAGCCGGGCGATCACGCCTATAACCCGATCGGCACGATTCATGGCGGCTACGCGGCGACGCTGCTCGATTCGGCGTGCGGCTGCGCCGTGCATTCGTGTCTATCGGCGACGCAGGCTTATACGACGCTCGAATTGAAGGTGGCCTATCACAAGGCGATGACGCGCGACACACGGGTGGTGAGAGCGGAAGGGCGCGTGCTGTCGATCGGGCGGCGCGCGGCTTTTGCGGAGGCGCGGCTCGTCGACGATGGCGGGAAGCTGTACGCGTCGGCGACGTCGACGCTCATGGTGTTCGAGCGTTAG
- a CDS encoding MFS transporter codes for MSGQHDVWHKRWPLVIAGGVVMGAALGVRHVQGLFLTPVTIDHGWSRETFGLALALQNLLWGVAQPFTGMIADRFGSARVILAGLLVYALGLVVMAYAGTPGVYTLGTGVLVGIGLSGSAFGAVYGALSRLFPAERRSWALGVAGAIGGLGQFCTVPFVQTLMSGIGWVSTLIVLAVVMVVLAPLSAWLRDRPVGPASRLSGEASTQSIGAAIREALSHRGFWLLNFGFFACGFQLAFIAAHMPSYLLDKGLSARNASAALALIALANVIGTYLCGYLGDFLRRKYVLSAIYFIRSAAMAAFFLAPLTPASVYVFSFLMGLIWLGTVPLTNGLVSQVFGVRYIATLFGFVFFGHQLGSFLGVWLGGIVYDATHAYDALWYGAIALGIVAGLLHLPIDDERVARLDHPLAQPA; via the coding sequence GTGAGCGGACAACACGACGTTTGGCACAAGCGCTGGCCCTTGGTGATTGCCGGCGGCGTGGTGATGGGCGCCGCCTTGGGCGTGCGGCACGTGCAGGGCCTCTTTCTGACGCCGGTGACGATCGACCACGGCTGGTCGCGCGAAACGTTCGGTCTTGCGCTCGCGCTGCAGAACCTGCTGTGGGGCGTCGCGCAGCCGTTCACCGGCATGATCGCCGACCGTTTCGGCTCCGCGAGGGTGATCCTCGCCGGTCTCCTGGTCTACGCGCTCGGCCTCGTCGTGATGGCCTATGCGGGTACGCCGGGCGTCTATACGCTCGGCACCGGCGTGCTGGTCGGCATCGGGCTGTCGGGCTCGGCGTTCGGCGCCGTCTACGGCGCGCTGTCCCGGCTCTTTCCCGCGGAGCGCCGCAGTTGGGCGCTGGGCGTCGCGGGCGCGATCGGCGGCCTTGGGCAGTTCTGCACCGTGCCGTTCGTGCAAACGTTGATGAGCGGCATCGGCTGGGTCTCGACCCTCATCGTGCTCGCGGTCGTCATGGTCGTGCTCGCGCCCCTGTCTGCGTGGCTGCGCGATCGTCCTGTGGGTCCTGCGAGCCGCCTGTCCGGCGAGGCGTCGACCCAATCGATCGGTGCCGCGATTCGCGAAGCGCTCTCGCATCGCGGCTTCTGGCTGCTCAACTTCGGTTTTTTCGCATGCGGTTTCCAGCTCGCGTTTATCGCTGCGCACATGCCCTCGTATCTGCTCGACAAGGGCTTGAGCGCCCGCAACGCGAGCGCGGCGCTCGCGCTGATCGCGCTCGCCAACGTGATCGGCACCTACCTGTGCGGCTATCTCGGTGACTTTCTGCGCCGCAAGTATGTGCTCTCGGCGATCTACTTCATTCGCTCGGCGGCGATGGCGGCGTTCTTTCTTGCGCCTCTCACGCCCGCAAGCGTCTACGTGTTCTCGTTTCTGATGGGCTTGATCTGGCTCGGTACGGTGCCGCTGACGAACGGACTCGTGTCGCAAGTGTTCGGCGTGCGCTATATCGCGACGCTGTTCGGCTTCGTGTTCTTCGGCCATCAACTGGGGAGCTTCCTGGGCGTGTGGCTCGGCGGCATCGTCTATGACGCGACCCATGCCTACGATGCGCTCTGGTACGGCGCGATCGCACTGGGCATCGTCGCGGGCCTGCTTCACTTGCCGATCGACGACGAGCGCGTCGCGCGCCTCGATCATCCCCTGGCACAACCCGCATGA
- a CDS encoding LysR substrate-binding domain-containing protein, whose translation MPTPLLRLAPLDLIRGFVAVGRRMSITLAAEDLCLTQSALSRQVRALEDLLGVALFHRGYRSISFTPEGERLFRTADAAVQQLQEVFEILSQQQERLPVTITASIGVTGLWLLPRLNRFQQRYPNIDLRVAANDRNLDLRAEGIDLGIRYCSAASAPPGAVRLFEEAVVPVAHPSLGLARLDDEATIGRHVLLEFEGPRRPLLRWADQLAAMGLADARPLGMLRFNQYDQVIQAALAGQGIALGRIALIEPLLAQGRLVALADGTASRTTAYGYWLYRAEYQAETQAETPPRQDVLDVVEWIEAEARAVEAIVSRVLSEQAER comes from the coding sequence ATGCCAACGCCTTTGCTGCGGCTCGCGCCGCTCGATCTGATCCGCGGCTTCGTCGCCGTGGGCCGGCGCATGAGCATCACGCTCGCGGCCGAGGATCTGTGCCTCACGCAATCCGCGCTAAGCCGACAGGTCCGTGCGCTCGAGGACCTGCTCGGCGTCGCGCTCTTTCATCGCGGCTACCGGTCGATCTCGTTCACGCCCGAGGGCGAGCGCCTCTTTCGCACCGCCGATGCCGCCGTCCAGCAACTGCAGGAAGTCTTCGAGATTCTGAGCCAGCAGCAAGAGCGGCTGCCGGTCACGATCACGGCGAGCATCGGCGTGACGGGCCTCTGGCTGCTGCCGCGCCTCAACCGGTTTCAGCAACGCTACCCCAACATCGACCTGCGTGTCGCGGCCAACGACAGAAATCTCGACTTGCGCGCCGAAGGCATCGACCTCGGCATCCGCTATTGCTCGGCGGCGAGTGCGCCGCCCGGCGCGGTGCGGCTCTTCGAGGAAGCGGTCGTGCCGGTGGCCCATCCGTCGCTCGGACTCGCACGGCTCGACGACGAGGCCACGATCGGCCGGCACGTGCTGCTCGAATTCGAGGGGCCGCGCCGGCCGCTCCTGCGCTGGGCCGACCAGCTCGCCGCGATGGGGCTCGCCGACGCGCGGCCGCTCGGCATGCTGCGCTTCAACCAATACGATCAGGTCATCCAGGCGGCGCTCGCCGGTCAGGGCATTGCGCTCGGCCGCATCGCGCTGATCGAGCCGCTGCTCGCGCAGGGGCGGCTCGTCGCGCTCGCCGACGGCACCGCGAGCCGCACGACGGCCTACGGGTACTGGCTCTATCGGGCAGAGTATCAAGCCGAAACTCAAGCCGAGACGCCGCCGCGCCAGGACGTGCTCGATGTCGTCGAATGGATCGAAGCGGAGGCGCGCGCGGTCGAGGCGATCGTGAGCCGCGTCCTGTCCGAGCAAGCCGAACGCTAG
- a CDS encoding alpha/beta hydrolase family protein: MTASITLAPEPEPIALTAADGCPINGFVWRHRTREVRGGVGAQHGTAVAARPVVIVNAATSVRCRYYFRFAAFLYRHGYDAIVYDYRGIGESRPKTLRGFRASWLEWGQLDFEAVLQYASREFAGQPIDVVAHSIGGFVLGLAPSNAMIRRVVTMGAQYAHWRDYAPAHKRAMLWRWHVLMPMLAALVGYVPAKRLGWMEDTPKGVAQSWSRSKARFEETYRRGAFARSDAERARLVEQFAAVRAPLLAISVTDDEFGTVPAVERLLGYFTGSALTHLRIAPLQIGHPAIGHFAFFHSRFEDHLWWIALAWLKTGALPQDAPGSVVFERDRPLPDGAAEPEKTASLG; this comes from the coding sequence ATGACGGCATCAATCACACTCGCACCCGAGCCCGAACCGATCGCGCTGACAGCGGCCGACGGTTGCCCGATCAACGGCTTCGTCTGGCGCCATCGCACGCGCGAGGTGAGAGGGGGCGTAGGCGCGCAGCACGGCACGGCCGTGGCCGCGCGGCCCGTGGTCATCGTCAACGCGGCGACCTCGGTGCGCTGCCGCTACTACTTCCGATTTGCGGCCTTCCTGTACCGGCACGGATACGACGCGATCGTCTACGACTACCGCGGCATCGGCGAATCACGCCCGAAAACGCTGCGTGGCTTTCGCGCGTCGTGGCTCGAGTGGGGCCAGCTCGATTTCGAAGCGGTGCTGCAATACGCGTCGCGTGAATTCGCGGGCCAGCCCATCGACGTCGTCGCGCACAGCATCGGCGGTTTCGTCCTCGGGCTCGCGCCGTCGAACGCGATGATCCGGCGCGTCGTCACGATGGGTGCGCAGTACGCGCATTGGCGCGACTATGCCCCGGCGCACAAGCGCGCGATGCTGTGGCGCTGGCACGTGTTGATGCCGATGCTCGCCGCGCTCGTGGGCTATGTGCCCGCGAAGCGGCTTGGCTGGATGGAGGACACGCCCAAGGGCGTGGCGCAATCGTGGAGCCGCAGCAAGGCGCGTTTCGAGGAGACCTACCGGCGCGGCGCATTCGCGCGCAGCGATGCGGAGCGCGCCCGTCTCGTCGAGCAATTCGCGGCGGTGCGCGCGCCGCTCCTCGCAATCAGCGTCACCGACGACGAGTTCGGCACCGTCCCCGCCGTCGAGCGCCTGCTCGGCTATTTCACCGGCAGCGCGCTCACGCATCTGCGCATCGCGCCGTTGCAGATCGGCCATCCGGCAATCGGGCATTTCGCGTTCTTTCACAGCCGCTTCGAAGACCACTTGTGGTGGATCGCGCTGGCGTGGCTGAAGACGGGCGCATTGCCGCAGGACGCGCCGGGCAGCGTTGTGTTCGAGCGGGATCGTCCGCTACCCGATGGTGCGGCGGAGCCTGAGAAAACGGCGAGTTTGGGCTGA
- a CDS encoding sensor domain-containing diguanylate cyclase: MLTRRPGLLVALSVALAAIVLAICVSVLLQMRQDAAQRAQDAATNLLLLVERDTARNLEIYDLSLQAVINGLKQPGLDKLPPPIRQAVLFDGSAMATHLGSILVIDVNGNPIYDSRSESPRKISVADRDYFKVHRDSPNAGLYVSRPFIPHLSSKSPSIALSRRLSNPDGSFAGIVVGTLRLDYFHDLFDGMKLGPHGSMALMLADGTMLMRRPYDPNIIGRSLLHTANYTRFTQAPSGSFYGTAAIDGVERWYAFSHVTRFPLIYDVALSTDDMYANWRHRAWIFGSIVAMLDVLIIWFAVLFSQQLRRRTAVEAELRMLARTDGLTSLGNRRALDEVGPKEWRLARRGGQPLSALLIDVDHFKGFNDLYGHAAGDDALMAVARCIRHGLRRPADHAARYGGEEFVVLLPATSLEGARLVAESMRESVQALGMRHVSSTHQVLTVSIGVASTEHRNFADLRSLIDAADAALYAAKAEGRNRTMLDGATESRAMEGEPVPPSAGKSTKSDVNPS; the protein is encoded by the coding sequence ATGCTGACGCGCCGCCCGGGCCTGCTCGTCGCGCTCAGCGTCGCGCTGGCGGCGATTGTGCTCGCGATCTGCGTCTCGGTGCTGCTGCAGATGCGGCAGGATGCGGCGCAACGCGCGCAGGACGCCGCGACCAATCTGCTCCTGCTCGTCGAGCGCGATACGGCGCGCAATCTCGAGATCTACGATCTGTCGCTGCAAGCCGTCATCAACGGGCTCAAGCAGCCGGGCCTCGACAAGCTGCCTCCCCCCATACGGCAAGCGGTGCTGTTCGACGGCTCGGCGATGGCGACGCACCTGGGCTCCATCCTCGTCATCGACGTGAACGGCAACCCGATCTACGACTCGCGATCGGAGTCGCCGCGCAAGATCAGCGTCGCCGACCGCGACTACTTCAAGGTGCATCGCGATTCGCCGAATGCGGGCCTCTACGTGAGCCGCCCGTTCATTCCGCATCTGTCGAGCAAGAGCCCGAGCATCGCCCTGAGCCGCCGGCTGTCGAATCCGGACGGCAGCTTCGCGGGCATCGTGGTCGGCACGCTGCGGCTCGACTATTTCCATGATCTCTTCGACGGCATGAAGCTCGGGCCGCACGGCTCGATGGCGCTGATGCTCGCCGACGGCACGATGCTGATGCGCCGCCCGTACGACCCGAACATCATCGGGCGCAGCCTCCTCCACACCGCCAATTACACGCGCTTCACGCAGGCACCCAGCGGTTCGTTCTACGGCACGGCGGCGATCGACGGCGTCGAGCGCTGGTACGCGTTCAGCCACGTCACGCGCTTCCCGTTGATCTACGACGTCGCGCTCTCGACCGACGACATGTACGCGAATTGGCGGCACCGCGCGTGGATCTTCGGGTCGATCGTCGCGATGCTCGACGTGCTCATCATCTGGTTCGCGGTGCTGTTCTCGCAGCAATTGCGGCGCCGCACCGCCGTCGAGGCCGAGCTGCGGATGCTCGCGCGCACCGACGGCTTGACGAGCCTCGGCAACCGCCGCGCACTCGACGAAGTCGGACCGAAGGAATGGCGTCTCGCGCGGCGCGGCGGGCAGCCGCTGTCGGCGCTCTTGATCGACGTCGATCACTTCAAGGGCTTCAACGATCTGTACGGGCACGCCGCCGGCGACGACGCGCTGATGGCGGTCGCGCGCTGCATCAGACACGGTTTGCGGCGCCCCGCCGATCACGCCGCGCGCTACGGCGGCGAAGAGTTCGTCGTGCTGCTGCCGGCGACGAGCCTCGAGGGCGCGCGGCTCGTGGCGGAAAGCATGCGCGAGTCCGTGCAGGCGCTCGGCATGCGGCACGTGTCCAGCACGCATCAGGTGCTGACAGTCAGCATCGGCGTGGCGAGCACCGAACATCGCAATTTCGCCGATCTGCGCTCGCTCATCGATGCCGCCGACGCCGCGCTCTATGCGGCGAAAGCCGAGGGACGCAACCGGACGATGCTGGACGGCGCAACGGAGAGCCGTGCGATGGAGGGTGAGCCGGTGCCCCCATCAGCGGGCAAGTCCACTAAATCGGATGTGAATCCTTCCTAA